A segment of the Myxocyprinus asiaticus isolate MX2 ecotype Aquarium Trade chromosome 10, UBuf_Myxa_2, whole genome shotgun sequence genome:
acaaacaacatccagtgagcggcagttctgcagacagaaatgccttgagaGAGGTTAAtggagaatggcctgactggtttcagctgacagaaagactacggaaaatcagataaccactccgtacaattgtagagagcagaatagcatcccAGAATGCACAACCGTCGACTTTAATATAATGGACCTTTTGCAAATGTTTtgctttctttattatttttgaaaGGTACCGCACAATTGTTATATTGTATTACCATGTCTGAGAACCTTTTTTTGAAGCATTAATTGCTTCAAagcatttcatttaaaattttagaTTGTCAAGcaatttcttttacattttatgtCTTGTTAACATTTATATGCATACAAACAgtgtaaataaacatattttaaatatgtgatGCAATTTTTTTATCCTGTAGCATcaatgtgttgttataactccataACATTTCACAATTGTGCTTTTAAACTTGACCCATTTAGCCAGGTGTCaatcacatagtcaggatagccgtttcctgcagccacaaaacacccccataacaggactgacccacctccatgcttgactgtggggacggtgtcattcttgtcatcaccttgtcatcttactccagacgtactgctgacctgTGGgtctaaaacacattttcagtttagtatcatacatctataaaaccttcttccaggactccacaggtctctcctacttctttcctattacttcttgaatattcaagtcaacatttcccttggtgaagttttgctttcttccacaccccaagaaggttgctgttgtaccatatttaaaaaatgtacgaatggtgctgccaactttgtctattggaaattgaagtgccttggaaatgtacttttagccttgacctttcttgtgtaatgaaataatctcctctattagcatttcagacagcttatttttaattgcattttatgcatagaaatacatttttgcttacaacgctaaacttaaattttaaaacttaaagtgccattgcagactgatgacttaattttgttttaaaatgtattacttgtgtagccttacatatttaagaaacagctacatacaataggggttgaataattatgacatggctgtatttttaaaaaaatcctgctatttagaaaatattaggttatatattcacactatgactttgaatgtgtcactcagctgATATAGATGTAGAGTTAAAAAATTCtcggtcatcagaaaagcttacctttgtaaatccttactgtcttggggggttgaataatttcgattgcaactgtacaatcagcacagcATGTAGATCAGGGAGCTTTGGAAGTGCTGGGAAATTTGTTTTACTTGGAATTTGGTTTAAAATTAGATTTACTCCAAGAAGTTTCCTTGATTGGTGTAAATAAAATCCATACTTTGCATTTCATGGTGGATGTACTTAATATTGATGAGTTGTGTAGAGCAGCAAAGTTGTATTCTATTGaatctatatacactatattgccaaaagtattcgctcacccatccaaataattgaattcaggtgttccaatcacttccatggccacaggtgtataaaatgaagcacctaggcatgcagactgcttctacaaacatttgtgaaagaatgggccgctctcaggagctcagtgaattccagcgtggtactgtgataggatgccacctgtgcaacaagtccagtcgtgaaatttcctcgctactaaatattccacagtcaactgtcagtagtattataacaaagtggaagcgattgggaatgacagcaactcgtaacgtaaaatgacagagcggggtcatcggatgctgaggcgcatagtgcgcagaggtcgccaactttctgcagagtcaatcgctacagacctccaaagttcatgtggccttcagattagctcaagaacagtgcgtagagagcttcatggaatgggtttccatggccgagcagctgcatccaagtcatacatcaccaagtgcaatgcaaagcgtcggatgcagtggtgtaaagcacaccgccactggactctagagcagtggagacgcgttctctggagtgacgaatcacgcttctccatctggcaatctgatggacgagtctgggtttggcggttgccaggagaacggtacttggctgactgcattgtgccaactgtgaagtttggtggaggggggattatggtgtggggttgtttttcaggagctgggcttggccccttagttctagtgaaaggaactctgaatgcttcagcaaaccaagagattttggacaattccatgctcccaactttgtgggaacagtttggggatggccccttcctgttccaacatgactgtgcaccagtgcacaaagcaaggtccataaagacatggatgagcgagtttggtgtggaagaacttgactggcctgcacagagtcctgacctcaacccgatagagcacctttgggatgaattagagcgaagactgcgagccaggccttctcgtccaacatcaatgtctgacctcacaaatgcgcttctggaagaatggtcaaaaattcccataaacacactcctaaaccttgtggaaagccttcccagaagagttgaagctgttatagctgcaaagggtgggccgacatcatattaaaccctatggattaagaatgggatgtcacttaagttcatatgcgtctaaaggcagatgagcgaatacttttggcaatatagtttaTGTTCAATACCGGACTATTAACTTTCCACCTACAACTACCATTATCTCTGAAGGCATTCGGTGACAATATCTCTCTATCTGTGAAGagattaaataaattattctcaTAAATGAGTCAGAAATTGCTGAGATCCTTTTAGATGTACATTTGATCTTCCAGATTTTCAGCAACCTTTCAGTATTTGATGTAGCTAATCATGTGCTCAAACCAGTTGATTTCCAATCTCTTTGTTCGTCCTTTCCACAGTCAGTCAAATAGCTGTCTAAATGTATAGCTATGTATCTAAACTCAAATAACATAGGAAAGGTAATCTCCCACCAATTTATGTGTTTCACAAATTTTGAAACTCTGGAGTTAGTCAGAAGTAATATTTCcatcataaaatgtattttattttattggattaatcaaattaacacaTTTGAACCTCTGTAAAAACAAATTATCTTACATTTATCAAGACACATTCAGTGGTCTCTATGGACTGATGGTCCTAGATCTTCAAGAAAATCCAATAATTCAAATTGAAACAAATTCTTTTGGACATCTTATTAACCTTTGTACACTTGGGAGATCTCAACATCCCACCTCACATGTCACTGATCAAGCTGAATTTATCTGATATATTTGGAAGAATTACATATAATCTGAGTCGCATGCTCATTAGTTCAGGTCTGAGACCAATGCAGCTCATGATTGGCAGCAATACTACACTGAATAAGAGCTTAGACCTCACCATCAAAGGTCAATATGTGACCGTTGAGGACTGCAACGGTCCGATCTTGACATCTATAGTCACACTTCAGATAAATGCAGCATATGTAACCTGTGGAAAAGAATTCATTGGGAAATATGCTAGATCAGTTGTCAATCTGGATTTCAAATCAATGCTCTCAGACAATATTGGAGATTTGGTAGTAATCAATGAGCTTGTTCATTTAAAAAGCCTAAGACTGGAAAACATTGATTTGTCTAAACAGACAAACTTGGGAATAATGTTTCACAATCTGACAAAACTAGGAACACTGACCGTGATGCACTGCAGAATATTCTTTCTGGATGGAAGTCTGATGAAGGACTTAAGTGCACTGACAGGTTTAGTGTTGATGCCACAAGAAAATGTTAACATTCTacaaaactttgtggaacatcTCACCAGTTTAAAGTACCTCCATCTCCTGGGGTTGAATATGTACTGCAGATGTGATAATGCATGGCTGGCCTCATGGGTGAAGGACAACAGGCAGGTGCAGGTTGCTATTTTCAGGCCCACCATGAAAGAACTGCAGTGCTTGGCTGATAATGGAATTGACCtaaggtgaccatacgtcctcttttttcccggacatgtcctctttttcggaccttaaaaaagcgtccggccgggatttctaaatttgcgaaaatgtccggaattcggctttagttgcattatgacgTGCATCtggtctacaggtgcatctcaataaattagaatgtcgtggaaaagttcatttatttcagtaattcaactcaaattgtgaaactcgtgtattaaataaattcaatgcacacagactgaagtagtttaagtctttggttcttttaattgtgatgattttggctcacatttaacaaaaacccaccaattcactatctcaaaaaattagaatatggtgacatgccaatcagctaatcaactcaaaacacctgcaaaggtttcctgagccttcaaaatggtctctcagtttggttcactaggctacacaatcatggggaagactgctgatctgacagttgtccagaagacaatcattgacacccttcacaaggagggtaagccacaaacattcattgccaaagaagctggctgttcacagagtgctgtatccaagcatgttaacagaaagttgagtggaaggaaaaagtgtggaagaaaaagatgcacaaccaaccgagagaaccgcagccttatgattgtcaagcaaaatcgattcaagaatttgggtgaacttcacaaggaatggactgaggctggggtcaaggcatcaagagccaccacacacagacatgtcaaggaatttggctacagttgtcgtattcctcttgttaagccactcctgaaccacagacaacgtcagaggcgtcttacctgggctaaggagaagaagaactggactattgcccagtggtccaaagtcctcttttcagatgagagcaagttttgtatttcatttggaaaccaaggtcctagagtctggaggaagagtggagaagctcatagcccaagttgcttgaagtccagtgttaagtttccacagtctgtgatgatttggggtgcaatgtcatctgctggtgttggtccattgtgttttttgaaaaccaaagtcactgcacccatttaccaagaaattttggagcacttcatgcttccttctgctgaccagctttttaaagatgctgatttcattttccagcaggatttggcacctgcccacactgccaaaagcaccaaaagttggttaaatgaccatggtgttggtgtgcttgactggccagcaaactcaccagacctgagaatctatggggtattgtcaacaggaaaatgagaaacaagagaccaaaaaatgcagatgagttgaaggccactgtcaaagaaacctgggcttccatacctcctcagcagtgccacaaactgatcacctccatgccacgccaaattgaggcagtaattaaagcaaaaggagcccctaccaagtattgagtacatatacagtaaatgaacatactttccagaaggccaacaattcactaaaaatgttttttttattggtcttatgatgtattctaattttttgagatagtgaattggtgggtttttgttaaatgtgagccaaaatcatcacaattaaaagaaccaaagacttaaactacttcagtctgtgtgcactgaatttatttaatacacgagtttcacaatttgagttgaattactgaaataaatgaacttttccacgacattctaatttattgagatgcacctgtaattctTCATTGTGCGCCCATATTTGCATCACTTTAaccccgccttctcgcacaccatttggtcaattataagaggcttgcagcaactattggccaaattcctgcctgtcaatctctctacGAACGCGCGAAGctctgttgtgttcggcatcaacagttgcttgacagtagcagcaaatgacagctgtgGAAAccatgcccaaacgaaagtgcaaatttacagaagatttgcacaaaaaattcccatgctttcgtccaggtcgagatccgtaggaagcagaatgtatgacatgtaaagctggcacttatgtgtcagttgctaataaaggtgcaagtgatttagaagcacacattagctctgcaaagcataaaggttcagcaaaattgttatcacattgcttcattttccatggccattcaaaataatagtaatagtaaatgaaggcaCACTCacggcatcaaatattttattttagtacatggacatttaaaagaatgttggacatttttatttatttatatatatttatgtaatccCTTAAAGCTCAAGAGTTCGGCGACTTGCATAAATGCTGTCTGTGATGTTTTCCACAATGTCTTGCCCAAACCAGAAGTCCCGACTGTGGAGACAAACGCGCAGGAATAGAGGGCCAACGCCGTTCCAAGTTCGGCAGAAGTTCGTTCATGACCCAACGCTCATCCTTAGCTGTAGGACACAAAAACATCATAGCGTACCGCTGTTTGCCATTTAGATGCAAAGCCTCTCGGAACCATCCACTGGCAATGTGATAGAATGGCTTTATGTATTGGCCTGCACATTGATATGACAGTATTGCAATCATAAAATcatggggtggggtggaataatagggttcaaaacagtgttactatgaatgcaaactttaatacagtgaaaagacACTTGTCAGCCACAATTACCTCCTTATAGTATCTGGTGTTCTTTGGAGATGCAGCTGGCTACTTACCGGCTACAGGTAGAACAAAGGGACATTCTTAACCTGGTGTTCCTTGAAAAGATTCCATCTCGGTTGCTATACTCCCATCATAGATTGGCACGGCTGGTTAAAAGTAGGACCTGTCTCGACTGGCCACTGGACCCTAAGATGCATGAGGCATTCTGGCACAGATTATGGTGTAAACTGAACTCTTACAAAGATTAGTATTTGTTATTGCACATTGCATAGTTGCTTAAAGCTTTAGAAAACCTTGACTCAGTATTTCACATATAAGAAGGAAAACATTATTTGTGTATATAGAACTTAACTTTAAACAAGACTGATAAATGCAGTAAACGTACTGTTTATTGTGGCATTAGCTGGTTACTCTGAGAACACAACTCTCTAATTTGGTATATCAAACACAAGCATATATTTGAGAGTAAACCCTGAACAGGCATGTGGTGTTGATTTAAATTTGAGGAGATATAGATTGTTTTTGAAGTGCCAGTCCATCATGTTTGTTCTAAAATTtatactatacatatatatatatatatatatatatatatatatatatatatatatatatataataaaaaaatacaacctCTCTCTAAACATTTCACTGGCAGCAATCCTGTCAAAGGGTACATTTGTTTTTGACTCAACTTGCAAATGGATGAAAAAAGTAATAGGTGAATGctcttttaaaatgcaatttaaaaatgattatttttatattaaactaCAATATTAAACATGAATTGAGTCATTTTAAAATGCCCATTTATTGGCCAATTTATAAAGTCAGTTAAGTATacagaatgtatttttacatttgtattttccAAACATGATAATTGACTTTTAGATCCACTTTTCTTTATATTGTACTTTTGGGCTCCTAAGCAGTCCATCTTGCTTAATGAAAATTTGGTAACAGAACAGGATTATGGGATCAGGGTAACTCTCTATTCTTACACCTACTTGGCTAGAACACATGGCTATGTTTGTATTGTTCAAACATTTACATGAGGAATGCTTATGGGCTGAAAATTAATCTGATTTAATATGTGTAGTTTTACTTCTGTTTTGCAAATTAATTCCCCTAAATTATCaaaaaaatccatccatccagaaGATAAattaaaaactgtttaaaatctgattacattttacgTGCCAATGAGGGAAAAGGTTCACAAACTTCCTCCGGACTGCAGGTTCATCCTCTCACTttgttactcttttttttttgccacattcCATGCAGTATACTTGCAGGACAAAATTATTACAAAGAATTCATagggaaaaattaaattaatttgtcaaacaagaatacaaaaaatacattatctCTGCAGAAATTTGAGATTAAACTGCGATCCATCAGCATGTTCTGAAAGAAATTCAAAAGGCACAGCATAAAAACTCAATCAGATCACAAAGTATTTAATTTAGATATGTCAAGTATAGCTTTTTCACACAATGATGTCAATTTTCATGCTTaagtttgaatgttaaaataataacacTCATGGATTCATTCTACCAACACTATGAACAACTAAAATTCAATGGATGCGAAAATATCATCAATGTCATCTTTGGGCATAttattttgtttcttcaatatGGCCTGTGAGTCCAATTTTTCCTCACGATTTGGTGCCAATTTGATTGCAGCCACCTTTTCTTTAGAAGGTTGTTCCAGTGGGCTGGATTTCCCCCTGTGATTCGATGACACCTCAAACAAGTCTTTAACTGTTGTAGAGCGTCTGGCAGTTCTGTAGTGTGTCATGATTGATCTAAGACAGGTTCTTCGCTGCCATCGGGTTCTCCAAAGAGCAGCAAAGGTACAGGAACGTTTTGGTGGAAAGGTCTTCTGAAGCATCAATGCCTTTTgaacttttaacttaaacttctTCAATCTGTTTTCCATCCTGGGGTTGAAAAAATTATGACACGATTAGATTTAATACACAAACATGTTATTAGTGTTAAACTGGTGTCAAACTTTATTTTGGCAAACATCACTAGTTACATACTGCAAAAACATATTAAGTATTATTGTCTGGTTTTTCaatgaaaatatattaacatCCTTAGAACAAGATAAATCTACCTGAAaagcaaaactgaaaaagatTTTCAGGCTTGTTCTTAGATAATGCATTCTgaatacaagtgtattttgtcttgtgtcactggcagattgttttaagaatAAAGAAGTGACATAAACAGGTGAATTtaacaaatgtttaaatatttttacaggaaaacaacaacCAAAAATTCATTTCttgatcaaataatttttttttgctgtgcatGAAGGCACTGGTGcttacaatgttttgtttttctttatgtgAACAGTACAATATTACCCATTTACCCCCAATCATTAAATGTGGCATTACACACAATTACGTATTTCATTACGTCATTTAAATATTCAGTATTTTGTTGTACCTGACACCTTCAGCTTCCAGACTTTCCATTCTCAGACACTTCAGGAGTAGGAAGGCGAGCTGCTTGCGCTCTTGATAGCACTTACAGCTCCTGCACCACTGCATCACTTCCTTCATGTGTGCAGCCATGTTTCTGAAGGAGGAAACCTTCCTCAATAAtctcaagaacttccttttctgACAGACTGCAGCTTGGCTTGAGATGTCCAATTTCACCTTTGGCTCCAGAGACATCATTTTTGagaaattttaatcaaatttatcaTGTGactgcattttttaattaaaacaagcaGTTATTTTTGCAGACATTCGTCATTTGAATGTAATGCGAGTAGCAAGAGCGGAACCAGTAATATATTAACTCCCTGAACTTGTAGGCCAAATACCTGTTTTGTAGTTTTATAAGATCGTCGAAGCACAACCTTAATGTCCAATCCAGAGTGAGAGGCTTCTGGAAAATGATAAGTAAATTGAAGTATATAACATGTACATGCGTATAAACACAAAGTAgtacaaaacaaatataacaaGTTATTCCAAATAACCTGGTCGTTGCTGTAAAACTGCTGTCCCCAGGTCCAGACTAGAGCTTTCATCGAGACCAGcagctaatattggcattatctCACTCTCTTCTTCTCTCTTGTCCTCTTTTTTCCCTTTGTCCCCAAACAGCCTGCTAAGGACAGAGGATTTAAAATTTGCTTTCCTTCTTGAGATCCTTGAACAATCTTCCATCAGGAGGTCAGGATGTGTGAGGCACAAGACATCTTTCAGGTCCCCAGGCAGGGTGAAGTCAGTCAGGAAGGCCATGGGCTGAGACTGAGCCACCATCTGGAGGAGTTCAATGGATTTTTTGTACATGGGCCCGAGGGCTCTCAGAATGCCTCTGAAGAACACCctaaatgaaaaatacaaaatgccataatttaataaatgattaagCCACAAGAGGCAGTGGGTTACATTGATTTTACCATGGGTTAGGGGT
Coding sequences within it:
- the nepro gene encoding nucleolus and neural progenitor protein isoform X3; its protein translation is MAQEPWNKVNIPFPSAVHSSRIAFNASVGILIESLLADCEKVLTLLCSNVLQTDIRVLYELLYILNNSFRQHKPFGALKQVEQCVNRLKEMKLQAAIKDLKELCPNTFQRDTGTEVGECDVPSQPMLEWFCLKILGASSLLARTLERCIHAFQLVRQHLALAEFIVLNVVITSMLSRLWVFFRGILRALGPMYKKSIELLQMVAQSQPMAFLTDFTLPGDLKDVLCLTHPDLLMEDCSRISRRKANFKSSVLSRLFGDKGKKEDKREEESEIMPILAAGLDESSSLDLGTAVLQQRPEASHSGLDIKVVLRRSYKTTKQPKVKLDISSQAAVCQKRKFLRLLRKVSSFRNMAAHMKEVMQWCRSCKCYQERKQLAFLLLKCLRMESLEAEGVRMENRLKKFKLKVQKALMLQKTFPPKRSCTFAALWRTRWQRRTCLRSIMTHYRTARRSTTVKDLFEVSSNHRGKSSPLEQPSKEKNMLMDRSLISNFCRDNVFFVFLFDKLI
- the nepro gene encoding nucleolus and neural progenitor protein isoform X1 encodes the protein MAQEPWNKVNIPFPSAVHSSRIAFNASVGILIESLLADCEKVLTLLCSNVLQTDIRVLYELLYILNNSFRQHKPFGALKQVEQCVNRLKEMKLQAAIKDLKELCPNTFQRDTGTEVGECDVPSQPMLEWFCLKILGASSLLARTLERCIHAFQLVRQHLALAEFIVLNVVITSMLSRLWVFFRGILRALGPMYKKSIELLQMVAQSQPMAFLTDFTLPGDLKDVLCLTHPDLLMEDCSRISRRKANFKSSVLSRLFGDKGKKEDKREEESEIMPILAAGLDESSSLDLGTAVLQQRPEASHSGLDIKVVLRRSYKTTKQPKVKLDISSQAAVCQKRKFLRLLRKVSSFRNMAAHMKEVMQWCRSCKCYQERKQLAFLLLKCLRMESLEAEGVRMENRLKKFKLKVQKALMLQKTFPPKRSCTFAALWRTRWQRRTCLRSIMTHYRTARRSTTVKDLFEVSSNHRGKSSPLEQPSKEKVAAIKLAPNREEKLDSQAILKKQNNMPKDDIDDIFASIEF
- the nepro gene encoding nucleolus and neural progenitor protein isoform X4 gives rise to the protein MKLQAAIKDLKELCPNTFQRDTGTEVGECDVPSQPMLEWFCLKILGASSLLARTLERCIHAFQLVRQHLALAEFIVLNVVITSMLSRLWVFFRGILRALGPMYKKSIELLQMVAQSQPMAFLTDFTLPGDLKDVLCLTHPDLLMEDCSRISRRKANFKSSVLSRLFGDKGKKEDKREEESEIMPILAAGLDESSSLDLGTAVLQQRPEASHSGLDIKVVLRRSYKTTKQPKVKLDISSQAAVCQKRKFLRLLRKVSSFRNMAAHMKEVMQWCRSCKCYQERKQLAFLLLKCLRMESLEAEGVRMENRLKKFKLKVQKALMLQKTFPPKRSCTFAALWRTRWQRRTCLRSIMTHYRTARRSTTVKDLFEVSSNHRGKSSPLEQPSKEKVAAIKLAPNREEKLDSQAILKKQNNMPKDDIDDIFASIEF
- the nepro gene encoding nucleolus and neural progenitor protein isoform X2 — encoded protein: MAQEPWNKVNIPFPSAVHSSRIAFNASVGILIESLLADCEKVLTLLCSNVLQTDIRVLYELLYILNNSFRQHKPFGALKQVEQCVNRLKEMKLQAAIKDLKELCPNTFQRDTGTEVGECDVPSQPMLEWFCLKILGASSLLARTLERCIHAFQLVRQHLALAEFIVLNVVITSMLSRLWVFFRGILRALGPMYKKSIELLQMVAQSQPMAFLTDFTLPGDLKDVLCLTHPDLLMEDCSRISRRKANFKSSVLSRLFGDKGKKEDKREEESEIMPILAAGLDESSSLDLGTAVLQQRPEASHSGLDIKVVLRRSYKTTKQVKLDISSQAAVCQKRKFLRLLRKVSSFRNMAAHMKEVMQWCRSCKCYQERKQLAFLLLKCLRMESLEAEGVRMENRLKKFKLKVQKALMLQKTFPPKRSCTFAALWRTRWQRRTCLRSIMTHYRTARRSTTVKDLFEVSSNHRGKSSPLEQPSKEKVAAIKLAPNREEKLDSQAILKKQNNMPKDDIDDIFASIEF